Proteins encoded by one window of Streptomyces sp. NBC_01571:
- a CDS encoding winged helix-turn-helix domain-containing protein: MRYPQGGGLTAERQQFREELRLKTAERFAQGEGSTAIARDLRVSVRSVQRWRHAWAEGGPRSLRSQGPASLPRLSDRQFAQLEAELAKGPAAHGWEDQRWTLSRVKTVIGRRFHLTYTIQGVRKLLVRNGWSCQVPARRAMERDDDAVAGWVKEVWPRAEG, translated from the coding sequence ATGCGGTATCCACAAGGGGGCGGGCTGACCGCCGAACGGCAGCAGTTCCGCGAAGAGTTACGGCTCAAGACGGCCGAGCGGTTCGCCCAGGGCGAGGGCAGTACCGCGATCGCCAGAGATCTTCGGGTCAGTGTCCGTTCGGTCCAGCGATGGCGTCACGCGTGGGCCGAAGGCGGCCCGCGATCCCTGCGGTCGCAGGGGCCGGCGTCTCTGCCAAGGCTGAGCGATCGGCAGTTTGCTCAGCTTGAGGCGGAGCTGGCCAAGGGGCCGGCCGCGCATGGCTGGGAGGACCAGCGCTGGACACTGAGCCGGGTCAAGACGGTGATCGGCCGGCGCTTCCATCTGACGTACACGATCCAGGGTGTGCGGAAGCTGTTGGTGCGTAACGGCTGGTCCTGCCAGGTCCCGGCCCGTCGTGCCATGGAGCGGGACGATGATGCGGTCGCGGGGTGGGTCAAGGAGGTGTGGCCCCGCGCGGAAGGTTAG